The following coding sequences lie in one Bryobacter aggregatus MPL3 genomic window:
- a CDS encoding GNAT family N-acetyltransferase has translation MSDTKIERLSSPGADFLELLEEYYDAIQVVQRDSEAQTEALFREPGNGVWVALLDGKAVGCVVLRAGECKRLYVQEAARGRGIADQLMQALEDFAREQGLEWLYLDSHDGLQAAIALYRRRGYLDCERYNDNPQATIFLRKRLGTGGISE, from the coding sequence ATGAGCGACACCAAGATCGAACGCCTGTCGAGTCCAGGAGCCGACTTTCTCGAGCTGCTCGAAGAGTATTACGACGCCATCCAGGTGGTACAGCGCGATAGCGAGGCGCAGACCGAAGCTCTGTTTCGAGAGCCGGGGAATGGGGTCTGGGTTGCGCTGCTCGATGGCAAGGCTGTGGGGTGTGTGGTGCTGCGAGCTGGGGAGTGCAAGCGGCTCTATGTGCAGGAAGCGGCGCGAGGGCGGGGCATTGCCGATCAACTGATGCAGGCGCTTGAGGACTTCGCCCGCGAGCAAGGCTTGGAGTGGCTCTATCTCGATAGTCACGATGGCCTTCAGGCTGCGATTGCGCTCTATCGCCGGCGCGGCTATCTCGATTGCGAACGCTACAACGACAATCCGCAGGCGACTATTTTTCTGCGCAAGCGGCTGGGGACAGGCGGAATCAGCGAGTGA
- the ilvD gene encoding dihydroxy-acid dehydratase encodes MPTYRSRTTTEGRNMAGARALWRATGMKEGDFQKPIIAVVNSFTQFVPGHVHLKDLGQLVAREIEAAGGVAKEFNTIAVDDGIAMGHDGMLYSLPSRELIADSVEYMVNAHCADAIVCISNCDKITPGMLMAALRLNVPAVFVSGGPMEAGKIQIKDKLISLDLVDAMVIAANDTVSDEEVNAVERSACPTCGSCSGMFTANSMNCLTEALGLSLPGNGSVLATHSDRESLFKQAGHLIVSLAKRYYEGDDASVLPRNIATFKAFENAMTLDIAMGGSTNTVLHLLAAAHEAGVDFTMADIDRLSRRVPVLCKVAPAKSDVHMEDVHRAGGIMAILGQLDKAKLLHTDVKSIHAGSLGEALERWDVSRTADEKTHELYRAAPGGVPTQTAFSQSKRYTALDLDREKGVIRSAEHAFSQDGGIAVLYGNIAEDGCIVKTAGVDESILKFTGAARVFESQDAAVEGILNGVVKEGEVVVIRYEGPRGGPGMQEMLYPTSYLKSKGLGKACALITDGRFSGGSSGLSIGHVSPEAAEGGAIGLVETGDVIEINIPERKIHLAVDDAVLAARRQKHDEEGWHPAEPRPRKITGALRAYASMTTSAARGAVRSI; translated from the coding sequence ATGAAGGAAGGGGATTTCCAGAAGCCGATTATTGCGGTAGTGAATTCCTTCACTCAGTTTGTGCCGGGTCACGTGCACCTCAAAGACCTGGGCCAATTGGTGGCTCGTGAGATTGAAGCAGCGGGCGGTGTGGCCAAGGAATTCAATACGATTGCCGTCGATGACGGTATCGCGATGGGGCATGACGGCATGCTGTACTCGCTGCCCAGCCGCGAGCTGATTGCCGACTCCGTAGAGTACATGGTGAACGCGCATTGCGCCGACGCGATCGTCTGCATTTCCAACTGCGACAAGATCACCCCCGGCATGCTGATGGCCGCGCTGCGTCTGAATGTTCCTGCCGTCTTTGTGTCCGGCGGACCGATGGAAGCGGGGAAGATTCAGATCAAGGACAAGCTGATTTCTCTCGATCTGGTGGATGCGATGGTGATCGCCGCGAACGATACCGTGAGCGACGAGGAAGTGAACGCGGTGGAGCGTTCGGCTTGCCCCACTTGCGGTTCCTGCTCGGGGATGTTTACCGCGAATTCGATGAACTGTCTGACCGAAGCGCTGGGCCTGTCTCTGCCCGGCAACGGTTCTGTCCTGGCGACGCATAGTGATCGCGAAAGTCTGTTCAAGCAGGCTGGTCATCTGATCGTGAGTCTGGCCAAGAGGTATTACGAGGGAGACGACGCAAGCGTACTGCCGCGCAATATCGCGACCTTCAAAGCGTTTGAGAATGCGATGACGCTGGACATTGCGATGGGTGGCTCCACCAACACCGTGCTGCACCTGCTGGCCGCGGCACACGAGGCGGGTGTCGACTTTACAATGGCGGACATTGACCGTCTGTCGCGCCGTGTTCCTGTCCTCTGCAAGGTGGCGCCAGCGAAGAGCGACGTTCACATGGAGGACGTGCACCGCGCCGGTGGCATCATGGCGATTCTGGGGCAGTTGGACAAAGCGAAGCTGCTGCATACGGATGTGAAGTCGATTCATGCGGGCAGCCTTGGGGAAGCGCTTGAGCGCTGGGATGTGTCGCGGACTGCGGATGAGAAGACGCACGAGTTGTACCGCGCCGCGCCGGGTGGCGTGCCGACACAGACCGCCTTCTCGCAGAGCAAGCGCTATACCGCCCTCGATCTCGATCGGGAAAAGGGTGTGATCCGCAGCGCCGAACATGCCTTCTCGCAAGACGGCGGCATCGCCGTGCTGTACGGGAACATTGCCGAGGATGGCTGCATCGTGAAGACGGCCGGAGTGGACGAAAGCATTCTGAAGTTCACCGGAGCGGCTCGTGTCTTTGAATCGCAGGATGCAGCTGTCGAGGGCATCTTGAACGGCGTCGTCAAGGAAGGCGAAGTGGTGGTGATTCGCTACGAAGGACCTCGTGGCGGACCGGGCATGCAGGAGATGCTGTACCCGACCAGCTACCTGAAGTCGAAGGGTCTCGGCAAGGCCTGTGCGCTGATTACCGATGGACGCTTCAGTGGCGGCTCTTCGGGCTTGTCGATTGGTCATGTGTCGCCTGAGGCGGCAGAAGGTGGCGCGATCGGACTGGTCGAGACGGGCGATGTGATCGAGATCAACATTCCGGAGCGGAAGATCCATCTGGCTGTGGACGATGCGGTGCTGGCGGCTCGTCGGCAGAAGCACGATGAAGAAGGCTGGCATCCGGCCGAGCCCCGTCCGCGCAAGATCACCGGAGCCTTACGCGCCTACGCCAGCATGACGACCAGCGCAGCGCGGGGCGCGGTCCGCAGTATCTAA